A single genomic interval of Zingiber officinale cultivar Zhangliang chromosome 4A, Zo_v1.1, whole genome shotgun sequence harbors:
- the LOC121971297 gene encoding protein PHR1-LIKE 2-like isoform X2: MFSGLIRRPEASILPEEAQGPSLALTAEPKPRLRWTSELHDRFVDAVAHLGGPEKATPKAIMRTMGIKGLTLFHLKSHLQKYRLGKQSGREMTDQSKDASFHSENLSNNALSPRVPMPDVNEGREVKEALQAQMEVQSRLFEQVEVQKHMQIRMDAFHKYIDSLLAKAYEIASDQVALTSFDSTEHHGLADMPGRTICTSSSDLLTQSVLYQLSMSSMNMPT, translated from the exons ATGTTTTCGGGGTTGATCCGCCGACCGGAAGCTTCGATTTTGCCGGAGGAGGCGCAGGGCCCGAGCCTGGCGCTGACGGCGGAGCCCAAGCCGCGCCTCCGATGGACATCCGAGCTCCACGATCGCTTCGTCGACGCCGTCGCTCATCTTGGGGGACCTGAAA AGGCAACACCAAAGGCTATCATGCGGACAATGGGCATTAAAGGACTTACGCTGTTTCACCTGAAAAGTCATCTCCAG AAATACAGATTAGGAAAGCAATCAGGCAGAGAGATGACTGATCAGTCAAAAGACG CTTCCTTCCATTCGGAGAATCTAAGCAACAATGCTTTATCCCCAAGAGTGCCTATGCCTGATGTCAACGA AGGTCGGGAAGTAAAGGAGGCATTACAAGCACAAATGGAAGTACAAAGCAGACTGTTTGAACAAGTGGAG GTTCAGAAGCATATGCAGATCCGAATGGACGCGTTTCATAAGTACATCGATTCCTTACTTGCAAAGGCTTATGAGATAGCATCAGATCAAGTCGCTTTGACTAGTTTCGATTCAACTGAGCATCATGGACTTGCAGACATGCCAGGCAGAACCATTTGCACCTCCTCGTCCGATCTCTTGACCCAATCTGTTCTCTATCAGTTATCCATGAGCTCGATGAACATGCCTACCTGA
- the LOC121971297 gene encoding protein PHR1-LIKE 2-like isoform X1, with translation MFSGLIRRPEASILPEEAQGPSLALTAEPKPRLRWTSELHDRFVDAVAHLGGPEKATPKAIMRTMGIKGLTLFHLKSHLQKYRLGKQSGREMTDQSKDASFHSENLSNNALSPRVPMPDVNDSSAFRGREVKEALQAQMEVQSRLFEQVEVQKHMQIRMDAFHKYIDSLLAKAYEIASDQVALTSFDSTEHHGLADMPGRTICTSSSDLLTQSVLYQLSMSSMNMPT, from the exons ATGTTTTCGGGGTTGATCCGCCGACCGGAAGCTTCGATTTTGCCGGAGGAGGCGCAGGGCCCGAGCCTGGCGCTGACGGCGGAGCCCAAGCCGCGCCTCCGATGGACATCCGAGCTCCACGATCGCTTCGTCGACGCCGTCGCTCATCTTGGGGGACCTGAAA AGGCAACACCAAAGGCTATCATGCGGACAATGGGCATTAAAGGACTTACGCTGTTTCACCTGAAAAGTCATCTCCAG AAATACAGATTAGGAAAGCAATCAGGCAGAGAGATGACTGATCAGTCAAAAGACG CTTCCTTCCATTCGGAGAATCTAAGCAACAATGCTTTATCCCCAAGAGTGCCTATGCCTGATGTCAACGA TTCTTCTGCTTTCAGAGGTCGGGAAGTAAAGGAGGCATTACAAGCACAAATGGAAGTACAAAGCAGACTGTTTGAACAAGTGGAG GTTCAGAAGCATATGCAGATCCGAATGGACGCGTTTCATAAGTACATCGATTCCTTACTTGCAAAGGCTTATGAGATAGCATCAGATCAAGTCGCTTTGACTAGTTTCGATTCAACTGAGCATCATGGACTTGCAGACATGCCAGGCAGAACCATTTGCACCTCCTCGTCCGATCTCTTGACCCAATCTGTTCTCTATCAGTTATCCATGAGCTCGATGAACATGCCTACCTGA
- the LOC121971297 gene encoding protein PHR1-LIKE 2-like isoform X3 translates to MMTMLNISEATPKAIMRTMGIKGLTLFHLKSHLQKYRLGKQSGREMTDQSKDASFHSENLSNNALSPRVPMPDVNDSSAFRGREVKEALQAQMEVQSRLFEQVEVQKHMQIRMDAFHKYIDSLLAKAYEIASDQVALTSFDSTEHHGLADMPGRTICTSSSDLLTQSVLYQLSMSSMNMPT, encoded by the exons ATGATGACCATGTTGAATATTTCAGAGGCAACACCAAAGGCTATCATGCGGACAATGGGCATTAAAGGACTTACGCTGTTTCACCTGAAAAGTCATCTCCAG AAATACAGATTAGGAAAGCAATCAGGCAGAGAGATGACTGATCAGTCAAAAGACG CTTCCTTCCATTCGGAGAATCTAAGCAACAATGCTTTATCCCCAAGAGTGCCTATGCCTGATGTCAACGA TTCTTCTGCTTTCAGAGGTCGGGAAGTAAAGGAGGCATTACAAGCACAAATGGAAGTACAAAGCAGACTGTTTGAACAAGTGGAG GTTCAGAAGCATATGCAGATCCGAATGGACGCGTTTCATAAGTACATCGATTCCTTACTTGCAAAGGCTTATGAGATAGCATCAGATCAAGTCGCTTTGACTAGTTTCGATTCAACTGAGCATCATGGACTTGCAGACATGCCAGGCAGAACCATTTGCACCTCCTCGTCCGATCTCTTGACCCAATCTGTTCTCTATCAGTTATCCATGAGCTCGATGAACATGCCTACCTGA